Proteins from a genomic interval of Quercus robur chromosome 9, dhQueRobu3.1, whole genome shotgun sequence:
- the LOC126700808 gene encoding probable leucine-rich repeat receptor-like protein kinase At1g35710 yields the protein MELSSQTKILSSTPFKVNDHVETLRFPLRTTLDLIDKETETNALLIWKASLQNKNQSLLPSWTLLPKNNATNSSSNQNASSNACSWFGVSCNHAGSVIRLNLTNSGLKGTLHEFSFLSLPNLSFVDLSMNELFNTIPIDISYLSKLKYLDLSFNNLSGKIPPQIGLLINLEVLHLAKNQLSGSIPPEIGHLKSLNDLSLYANNFCGCIPASLGNLSNLAYLYVYDNQLSGSIPPQIGNLTNLVELDISNSFKDKETEPNALLIWKASLQNKNQSLLPSWTLLPKNNATNSSSNQNAGSNPCSWYGVSCNHAGSVIRLNLTNSGLKGTPDEFSFLSLPNLSFVDLSMNELFNTIPIDISYLSKLKYLDISFNNLSGKIPPQIGLLINLEVLHLAKNQLSGSIPPEIGHLKSLNDLSLYANNFRGCIPASLGNLSYLTDFSLNSNFFSCSIPISLGNLSNLAYLYVYDNQLSGSIPPQIGNLTNLVELDISNSFKGPIPYSIAKFEKQTLLHMNQNQLSGSIPLEIGNLKSLIFLSLETNHLSGLIPTSLGSLRNLTVLYLYNNQLSGTIPEELGNLTSITDLELGRNQLNGTIPISFGRLSGLKALYLRDNQLSGPILQGIGNLMKLTALLLDANHFTSFLPQNLCQSGSLQLLRADNNHLTGSISKTLRNCTNLITVYLERNELFGNISKDLSLYANNLRGSIPASLGNLSNLFFFYLDLSRNELFGTIPLEVSHLSKLIYLDLSFNNFLGAIPPQIGLLINLETLSLAENQLNSSILPEIGQLKSLKDLSLYANNPRGSIPASLGNLSNLFFFYLDLSRNELFGTIPLEISHLSKLIYLDLSFNNFLEAIPPQIGLLINLETLSLAENQLNSSIPPEIGQLESLKDLSLYANNLRGSIPASLGNLSNLFFLYLNDNVLLNSIPASLGDLSNLAYLALYNNLLSASIPPEIGNLSNLVELDISKNNLTGPIPYSIGNLEKQTLLQVFKNQLCGSIPPEIGNLKNLTFLSLQTNKFSGSIPMSLGVLSFLTVLDLSNNQLSGTVPKELGNLKSITQLVLNNNQLNGTVPFSLGNLSYLSGLFLHDNQFCGPIPQEI from the exons aTGGAACTTAGttctcaaacaaaaattcttaGCTCTACCCCTTTCAAAGTCAATGATCATGTGGAAACCCTTCGCTTCCCATTAAGGACAACACTTGACTTGATTG ATAAAGAAACCGAGACAAATGCTCTTCTCATTTGGAAAGCCagtcttcaaaataaaaaccagtCACTCCTGCCTTCATGGACTCTCCTTCCTAAAAATAATGCAACCAATTCTTCCAGCAATCAAAATGCAAGCTCAAATGCATGCAGTTGGTTCGGTGTTTCTTGCAACCATGCAGGAAGTGTTATTAGATTAAACTTGACTAACTCAGGCCTGAAAGGTACGCTCCATGAATTTTCATTCCTGTCACTCCCTAACCTTTCATTTGTTGACCTCAGCATGAATGAACTCTTTAATACGATTCCTATTGATATTAGTTACCTGTCTAAACTCAAATATCTTGATCTATCCTTTAATAACTTATCGGGGAAAATCCCACCCCAGATTGGCCTACTGATCAACCTTGAGGTCTTGCACCTCGCCAAAAATCAGTTAAGTGGCTCAATTCCTCCAGAAATAGGTCATTTAAAGTCTCTTAATGACCTTTCTTTGTATGCCAACAATTTCTGTGGATGCATTCCAGCTTCATTAG GTAATTTAAGCAACTTGGCTTATTTGTACGTTTATGATAATCAACTTTCTGGTTCCATTCCTCCACAAATTGGAAACCTTACCAATTTAGTTGAACTTGACATAAGTAACAGTTTCAAAG ATAAAGAAACCGAGCCAAATGCTCTTCTCATTTGGAAAGCCagtcttcaaaataaaaaccagtCACTCCTGCCTTCATGGACTCTCCTTCCTAAAAATAATGCAACCAATTCTTCCAGCAATCAAAATGCAGGCTCAAATCCATGCAGTTGGTACGGTGTTTCTTGCAACCATGCAGGAAGTGTTATTAGATTAAACCTGACTAACTCAGGCTTGAAAGGTACTCCCGATGAATTTTCATTCTTGTCACTCCCTAACCTTTCATTTGTTGACCTCAGCATGAATGAACTCTTTAATACAATTCCTATTGATATTAGTTACCTGTCTAAACTCAAATATCTTGATATATCCTTTAATAACTTGTCGGGGAAAATCCCACCCCAGATTGGCCTACTGATCAACCTTGAGGTCTTGCACCTTGCTAAAAATCAGTTAAGTGGCTCAATTCCTCCAGAAATAGGTCATTTAAAGTCTCTTAATGACCTTTCTTTGTATGCCAACAATTTCCGTGGATGCATTCCGGCTTCATTAGGTAATTTGAGCTATTTGACTGACTTTTCTCTCAATAGTAATTTCTTTTCGTGTTCCATTCCTATATCTTTAGGTAATTTAAGCAACTTGGCTTATTTGTACGTTTATGATAATCAACTTTCTGGTTCCATTCCTCCACAAATTGGAAACCTTACCAATTTAGTTGAACTTGACATAAGTAACAGTTTCAAAGGTCCCATCCCTTATAGTATTGCAAAATTTGAAAAGCAAACATTGTTGCATATGAACCAAAATCAGCTCTCTGGCTCCATCCCCCTAGAAATTGGAAATCTAAAGTCTCTCATATTCTTAAGCCTTGAAACAAATCATCTTTCTGGCTTAATTCCCACATCTTTAGGTTCTCTTAGAAACTTGACTGTTTTATACCTGTACAACAATCAACTTTCTGGTACCATTCCTGAAGAATTAGGAAACTTGACATCCATAACTGATCTTGAACTGGGTAGAAATCAGTTGAATGGTACTATTCCAAtttcctttggtaggttgagtgGCTTAAAAGCTTTATACCTCCGTGATAACCAACTTTCTGGTCCCATTCTACAAGGGATCGGGAACTTAATGAAGTTGACTGCTCTATTGCTGGATGCCAACCACTTCACTAGCTTTTTGCCTCAAAACTTATGCCAAAGTGGGTCTCTCCAATTACTAAGGGCAGACAACAACCATCTCACAGGTTCAATATCAAAAACCTTGAGAAATTGCACAAACTTAATTACAGTCTACCTTGAAAGAAACGAACTCTTTGGAAATATATCTAAAGACCTTTCTTTGTATGCCAATAATCTCCGTGGCTCCATTCCTGCTTCTTTAGGTAATTTGAGCAACCTGTTTTTCTTTTACCTTGATCTCAGCAGGAATGAGCTATTTGGTACAATCCCTCTTGAAGTTAGTCACCTCTCCAAACTCATATATCTTGATCTTTCCTTTAATAACTTTTTGGGGGCAATCCCACCACAAATTGGCCTACTGATCAATCTTGAGACCCTGTCCTTAGCTGAAAATCAGTTAAACAGCTCGATTCTTCCAGAAATAGGCCAGTTAAAGTCTCTCAAAGACCTTTCTTTGTATGCCAATAATCCCCGTGGCTCCATTCCTGCTTCTTTAGGTAATTTGAGCAACCTGTTTTTCTTTTACCTTGATCTCAGCAGGAATGAGTTATTTGGTACAATCCCTCTTGAAATTAGTCACCTCTCCAAACTCATATATCTTGATCTTTCCTTTAATAACTTTTTGGAGGCAATCCCACCACAAATTGGCCTACTGATCAATCTTGAGACCCTGTCCTTAGCTGAAAATCAGTTAAACAGCTCGATTCCTCCAGAAATAGGCCAGTTAGAGTCTCTCAAAGACCTTTCTTTGTATGCCAATAATCTCCGTGGCTCCATTCCTGCTTCTTTAGGTAATTTGAGCAACCTGTTTTTCTTGTATCTCAATGATAATGTGCTTTTGAATTCCATTCCAGCATCTTTGGGCGATTTAAGCAACTTGGCTTATTTGGCCCTTTATAATAATCTACTCTCTGCCTCCATTCCACCAGAAATTGGAAACCTTAGCAATTTAGTTGAACTTGATATAAGTAAGAATAATTTAACAGGTCCCATTCCTTATAGTATTGGAAACCTTGAAAAGCAAACATTGTTGCAAGTGTTTAAAAATCAGCTCTGCGGTTCCATCCCCCCAGAAATAGGAAATTTGAAGAATCTCACATTTTTAAGCCTTCAGACAAATAAATTTTCTGGCTCAATTCCCATGTCTTTAGGAGTTCTCAGCTTCCTAACTGTCTTAGACTTGTCCAACAATCAACTTTCTGGCACCGTTCCTAAAGAATTAGGAAACTTAAAGTCCATAACTCAACTTGTTCTCAACAACAATCAATTAAATGGTACTGTTCCATTTTCCTTGGGTAATTTAAGTTACTTATCAGGTCTATTCCTCCATGATAACCAATTTTGTGGTCCTATTCCTCAAGAGATATGA
- the LOC126700809 gene encoding probable leucine-rich repeat receptor-like protein kinase At1g35710, giving the protein MKSHKVDYAAVDYKPLTGFLPQNLCQSGSLQNFFADDNHLIGPIPKTLKTCMSLITVHLEQNQLFGNLSEDFGVYRNLQYMDLSYNRFSGEISHSWSRCPQLGILLIACDGIGGGIPPEIGNFTQLHVLDISYNRLVGKLPKEKVFSISTFDGKAMYKEIIEATRGFDDMFCIGRGKHGTVYKPTLTSGNTVAVKKLQSLCDGEIVQQKEFFNEIKALTEIHHRNIVKLHGFCSQSQHSILIYEYFERGSLATILSSDGGAKELDWNKRMNIIKGLAHALSYMHRDCSPPIVHRDISSKNVLLDSDYEAHVSDFGTAKLLNQDSSNWTSFAGTHGYVAHMDSGGQGESSGGQEVVSGAADAAGGSEGSTGSGGGEGNNEGMVGGGLGQGNGDDGHDDRGRRGGGDVEDGRRPRNSRGARMAEIFIMVIAQTAAAAIGIDFLGLSSRGRGLLIFALGTNLFGFMCCVAAIWQNDMNPHAAEIWANIGSVAGALGFILMLAMVLPPYLLWMIIMACIGLLVIVVFSFMS; this is encoded by the coding sequence ATGAAATCTCACAAAGTTGACTACGCTGCAGTTGATTACAAACCACTTACTGGTTTTTTACCTCAAAACTTATGCCAAAGTGGATctctccaaaacttttttgcaGATGACAACCATCTCATAGGTCCAATACCAAAAACCTTGAAGACTTGCATGAGTTTAATTACAGTCCACCTTGAACAAAACCAACTCTTTGGGAATTTATCTGAAGATTTTGGTGTTTATAGAAACCTGCAATACATGGATCTAAGTTACAATAGATTTTCTGGTGAAATCTCTCATAGTTGGAGTAGGTGCCCGCAACTAGGCATCCTGCTGATTGCTTGTGATGGTATTGGTGGTGGCATACCACCTGAAATTGGAAACTTCACTCAACTCCATGTACTTGATATTTCTTATAATCGGTTGGTTGGGAAGCTACCAAAGGAAAAAGTGTTTTCAATATCAACTTTTGATGGAAAAGCAATGTACAAGGAAATCATTGAAGCAACACGGGGTTTTGATGATATGTTTTGTATTGGGAGGGGAAAACATGGAACCGTGTATAAACCAACTCTAACATCAGGAAACACAGTGGCAGTAAAGAAACTCCAATCCTTGTGTGATGGTGAGATTGTACAACAAAAAGAGTTCTTCAATGAGATAAAGGCATTAACAGAAATACACCACCGAAACATCGTAAAATTGCATGGCTTTTGTTCACAATCACAACACTCGATTTTGATTTATGAGTACTTTGAAAGGGGTAGCTTGGCCACAATTTTGAGCAGTGATGGAGGAGCAAAGGAGTTGGACTGGAATAAGAGGATGAATATCATCAAAGGTTTGGCTCATGCTCTATCTTACATGCACCGTGATTGCTCACCACCAATTGTTCACAGGGACATATCAAGCAAAAATGTTTTGCTGGATTCAGATTACGAGGCTCATGTTTCAGACTTTGGCACAGCTAAGCTTCTTAATCAAGACTCATCCAATTGGACTTCATTTGCTGGCACACATGGATATGTTGCACACATGGATAGTGGTGGACAAGGTGAAAGTTCCGGTGGACAAGAAGTGGTAAGTGGAGCTGCAGATGCGGCAGGCGGGTCAGAAGGAAGCACAGGTAGTGGAGGAGGGGAGGGAAACAATGAAGGGATGGTTGGAGGAGGCCTAGGTCAGGGAAACGGGGACGATGGCCACGATGACCGTGGACGCAGGGGTGGTGGTGACGTGGAAGATGGTAGGAGGCCAAGGAACTCGCGAGGTGCAAGAATGGCCGAGATATTCATTATGGTGATTGCCCAAACAGCTGCTGCAGCCATTGGTATCGATTTCCTTGGCCTATCTTCTCGGGGTAGGGGACTTCTAATCTTTGCGTTGGGGACAAATTTATTTGGTTTCATGTGTTGCGTGGCTGCTATCTGGCAAAATGACATGAACCCACACGCTGCTGAAATTTGGGCCAACATAGGATCTGTTGCGGGTGCTTTGGGGTTCATATTGATGCTTGCTATGGTGCTCCCACCCTATCTTCTTTGGATGATCATCATGGCTTGTATTGGTTTATTGGTCATCGTTGTGTTCTCATTCATGTCTTGA